Proteins encoded in a region of the Geoanaerobacter pelophilus genome:
- the flgK gene encoding flagellar hook-associated protein FlgK, whose protein sequence is MSISDIFNAATTGITLQRLAIEVTGENVANVNTEGYSRQRVVLETAPVRTANKYSLGTGVQLGGIQRSYDDLLQKQVMAASSGYQQNLAQETALSQIEPLFNELTESGLGQTIQDFFDSWSDLATKPQGTAERQTVLARAQIMLDSFHQINSSLETVRSNADNSLEAITGDISEKVKTIASLNDQIQMTELSSGASANELRDKRDLVMRQLSEKVGITYFEEPNGSLAVSLVNGQQLVNGSSYSTLYTHPNANGLNDIYITQMGNPPAAPDYNIDRNISSLVDGTVGEQGALGGTFLVRDGIVPDMQGRLDELAYKIASQVNELHKAGWGLSTTSTNLDFFQITPFNPATLNGNTTLNSNLVTNIQTTGLRTGMSVSGAGIPANAIITEILSPTSFKLSLPASATGATVPLVVAGGYSKSSAIVMNISDPRDVAAGQSDPQFYGAGAATGDNRNALAIAKLMTNTSEFSVGATNVAGYYSSLVSEVGLQAQSFTNVTTRGDAYLKQLSTLRQSASSVSLDEELTTLIKYQKAFEGSAKMINAATEMLDIVLNMVR, encoded by the coding sequence ATGTCCATATCCGACATTTTCAACGCGGCAACTACCGGCATAACCTTGCAGCGGCTCGCTATCGAGGTGACCGGCGAAAATGTCGCCAATGTCAATACCGAAGGGTATTCCCGCCAGAGAGTTGTCCTGGAGACAGCCCCGGTGCGTACGGCCAACAAGTATTCCCTCGGGACAGGTGTCCAACTGGGGGGAATCCAGCGCAGTTACGACGATCTGCTGCAGAAACAGGTGATGGCGGCAAGCAGTGGCTATCAGCAGAATCTTGCCCAGGAGACAGCCCTCAGCCAGATTGAACCGCTCTTCAACGAACTGACCGAGAGCGGGCTTGGCCAGACGATCCAGGATTTTTTCGATTCATGGAGTGATCTTGCCACGAAGCCGCAGGGAACGGCGGAGCGTCAGACGGTCCTTGCCCGTGCCCAGATCATGCTCGACTCTTTTCATCAGATAAATTCGAGTCTTGAAACTGTCAGGTCAAATGCCGACAACTCACTTGAGGCCATTACTGGTGACATCTCGGAAAAGGTCAAAACTATCGCTTCATTGAATGACCAGATTCAAATGACTGAGCTCTCTTCCGGTGCCAGTGCCAACGAACTTCGCGACAAACGGGATCTGGTGATGCGCCAGCTGTCGGAAAAGGTCGGCATTACCTATTTTGAGGAGCCGAACGGCTCGCTGGCGGTCAGCCTTGTCAACGGCCAGCAGCTGGTCAATGGCAGCAGTTACAGTACGCTGTACACCCACCCCAATGCAAACGGGCTCAACGATATTTATATAACCCAGATGGGCAATCCCCCGGCTGCGCCGGATTACAACATCGACCGAAACATTTCAAGCCTGGTGGATGGGACGGTCGGTGAGCAGGGAGCGCTTGGGGGGACATTTCTTGTCAGAGACGGCATAGTGCCTGATATGCAGGGAAGGCTTGATGAGCTTGCCTATAAGATTGCCAGCCAGGTAAACGAGCTGCACAAGGCTGGTTGGGGACTTTCGACCACATCGACCAATCTCGACTTTTTCCAGATCACCCCATTTAATCCAGCCACCCTGAACGGCAATACCACGCTCAACAGTAACCTGGTTACGAACATCCAGACGACCGGTTTAAGGACCGGGATGTCGGTCAGCGGCGCCGGAATCCCAGCCAATGCCATTATTACCGAGATTCTCAGTCCCACCAGTTTCAAGCTTTCGCTGCCGGCAAGCGCTACCGGCGCAACTGTGCCTCTGGTGGTAGCCGGCGGCTACAGCAAGTCTTCGGCTATTGTCATGAACATCAGCGATCCGCGCGATGTTGCCGCAGGGCAAAGCGATCCCCAGTTCTACGGTGCCGGCGCTGCTACCGGAGATAACAGGAATGCCCTGGCCATAGCCAAGCTCATGACCAATACCAGCGAGTTTTCAGTCGGTGCTACCAATGTCGCGGGATATTACTCTTCTCTGGTCAGCGAGGTGGGATTGCAAGCGCAGAGCTTCACCAATGTTACCACCAGAGGTGATGCTTATCTCAAGCAGTTGTCAACACTCAGGCAATCGGCCTCTTCGGTTTCTCTCGATGAGGAACTTACCACCTTGATCAAGTACCAGAAAGCGTTTGAGGGGTCAGCCAAGATGATCAATGCTGCTACGGAAATGCTGGATATTGTCCTGAACATGGTTCGTTAA
- a CDS encoding flagellar protein FlgN, which produces MPSCLPQLVTSLNSKLDGMQKLFLLLKDEQKSIIEVDLASLETLESRKRDLLGAMERGNAEYRLLLRDAARELKLEKAESLSPLIQKSPAPFRETLSKLQSSLLETGDSLNKVLDLNRDLLEASLKHVRENMAFFDAIMNRRKTYGDAGTMVMNGSKSRLVCKEI; this is translated from the coding sequence ATGCCAAGCTGTCTGCCTCAATTGGTAACGTCCCTTAACAGCAAGCTTGACGGCATGCAGAAGCTGTTTCTGCTGCTTAAGGATGAGCAGAAAAGCATCATTGAAGTTGATCTCGCAAGCCTTGAGACTCTGGAGTCCCGCAAGCGCGATCTGCTGGGTGCTATGGAGCGCGGCAATGCCGAGTACCGGTTGCTGCTACGGGATGCTGCCAGGGAGCTCAAGCTGGAAAAGGCTGAAAGCCTGTCACCATTGATCCAGAAGAGCCCGGCACCGTTTAGAGAGACCCTGAGCAAGCTGCAGTCGTCACTCCTGGAAACCGGCGACTCCCTGAACAAGGTGCTCGACCTGAATCGCGATCTGCTGGAGGCATCGCTCAAGCATGTAAGGGAGAATATGGCTTTTTTTGACGCCATCATGAACAGGAGAAAGACCTATGGTGATGCAGGAACCATGGTCATGAATGGCAGCAAGTCCAGGCTGGTCTGCAAGGAGATCTGA
- a CDS encoding rod-binding protein, producing MEIKTVPLDIAATTAQNQRTTGKKAAGVEPDAKTRASAKKVATEFEAMFAGMMLKSMRSSLSPNKLTGGGHGEEVFQSMLDQEYASAIAKQGSLGIGSTIEKQLLEDARRQGAARRNASGKP from the coding sequence ATGGAGATAAAAACGGTTCCTCTTGATATAGCAGCAACAACGGCACAGAACCAGCGTACAACCGGTAAGAAGGCTGCTGGCGTGGAGCCTGACGCAAAGACCCGTGCCTCTGCGAAAAAAGTGGCTACTGAGTTCGAGGCCATGTTTGCGGGGATGATGCTGAAGTCGATGCGTTCCTCTCTCTCGCCGAACAAACTTACCGGCGGAGGGCATGGTGAGGAGGTTTTCCAGTCCATGCTTGATCAGGAATATGCATCGGCTATTGCCAAGCAGGGAAGCCTGGGAATCGGCAGTACCATTGAAAAGCAGCTGCTCGAAGATGCGCGGCGCCAGGGTGCCGCCAGACGCAATGCAAGCGGCAAACCTTAG
- a CDS encoding flagellar basal body P-ring protein FlgI, with the protein MIRKTILIMMLCLLIPAAAHAIRIKDIAAFDGVRDNQLIGYGLVVGLNGTGDGNQTKFQVQSLVNMLEKMGVTINRADVTVKNVAAVMVTATLPPFAKQGSKIDALVSSMGDAKSIAGGTLLMTPLKGADNQVYAVAQGGVITNSFSYGGQAASAQKNHPTAGRISDGALVERELPNALADKSMLRLNLFKADFTTAARITASVNDKFKAQVASSSDAGSIIVTIPPGYQGRTVEFVAELERLEVRPDTVAKVVLNERTGTIVIGENVRISSIAVSHGNLTLLIRETPQVSQPGPLSGGETRTVPRTEVKVKEETGGLAIVREGASIGDVVRALNALGVTPRDLIGIMQAIKAAGALQAELSII; encoded by the coding sequence ATGATCAGAAAAACCATTCTAATAATGATGCTTTGTCTCCTCATTCCTGCTGCTGCCCATGCAATCAGGATCAAGGACATTGCTGCGTTTGACGGCGTTCGTGACAACCAGTTGATCGGTTACGGTCTGGTAGTCGGCTTGAACGGTACCGGTGACGGCAACCAGACCAAGTTCCAGGTGCAGTCGCTGGTCAATATGCTGGAAAAAATGGGTGTTACCATCAATCGTGCGGACGTGACCGTGAAAAACGTCGCTGCTGTGATGGTGACTGCTACCTTGCCGCCGTTCGCCAAGCAGGGATCAAAGATCGATGCGCTGGTGTCGTCGATGGGTGATGCCAAGAGCATCGCCGGCGGCACGCTGCTGATGACCCCGCTCAAGGGTGCTGACAACCAGGTATATGCCGTTGCCCAGGGGGGAGTGATAACCAACTCGTTCTCCTATGGTGGTCAGGCGGCGTCAGCCCAGAAAAACCACCCAACAGCCGGCAGGATTTCTGACGGAGCGCTGGTAGAGCGCGAGTTGCCCAATGCTCTTGCCGACAAATCAATGTTGCGCCTTAACCTTTTTAAGGCGGATTTTACAACGGCAGCAAGAATAACCGCGTCGGTAAACGATAAGTTTAAAGCCCAGGTCGCCTCCAGCAGTGATGCCGGGTCAATAATCGTGACCATCCCTCCGGGGTACCAGGGGCGCACCGTCGAGTTTGTGGCCGAGCTTGAGCGGCTTGAGGTCCGGCCTGACACCGTTGCCAAGGTGGTACTCAATGAACGGACCGGCACGATTGTCATTGGTGAAAATGTTCGTATTTCGTCGATTGCTGTTTCCCACGGCAATTTGACGCTGCTGATCCGGGAGACACCGCAGGTGTCGCAGCCGGGCCCTCTCAGCGGAGGCGAAACCAGGACTGTTCCCAGGACTGAGGTCAAGGTTAAGGAAGAGACCGGCGGCTTGGCGATTGTCCGTGAAGGAGCGAGCATCGGTGATGTGGTACGGGCGCTCAATGCTTTGGGGGTCACCCCGCGGGATCTTATTGGCATCATGCAGGCGATAAAGGCAGCTGGTGCGTTGCAAGCAGAACTTTCCATAATCTAA
- a CDS encoding flagellar basal body L-ring protein FlgH, with the protein MKLLLILMGMFLAACTHQTAGIKTPAFDEQLTQPKASYANGSIWQASSGGFAEDIKARRKGDTLTILITETASASKEASTGTSRGSSISAGIPNMLGLETNMTGISKWMDLANLINASASSKFDGAGSTTRKENLSATITAKVIELLPNGNLEIEGRRNVKVNNEDQVILVEGTVRPRDISADNVINSSYIADARITYGGKGIISDRQSPGWLMNFIDKVWPF; encoded by the coding sequence ATGAAATTGCTGCTTATTCTCATGGGGATGTTCCTGGCTGCCTGTACGCACCAGACCGCAGGAATAAAGACCCCAGCATTTGACGAGCAGTTGACCCAGCCGAAGGCCAGCTATGCCAATGGTTCGATCTGGCAGGCCTCTTCCGGCGGTTTTGCCGAGGATATAAAGGCGCGGAGAAAGGGTGACACGCTGACCATCCTCATTACCGAGACCGCCAGTGCCAGCAAAGAAGCGAGTACCGGCACCAGTCGCGGGTCGAGCATTTCAGCAGGCATTCCCAACATGCTCGGTCTTGAAACCAATATGACTGGCATCAGCAAGTGGATGGATCTGGCCAACCTGATCAACGCGAGCGCCAGCTCCAAATTTGATGGCGCCGGATCGACAACGCGGAAGGAAAACCTTTCGGCTACCATCACTGCCAAGGTTATAGAACTGCTGCCAAACGGCAACCTGGAGATAGAGGGGCGGCGGAACGTAAAGGTCAACAACGAAGACCAGGTGATCCTGGTTGAGGGCACGGTCCGGCCCCGGGATATCAGTGCCGACAATGTTATAAACTCCAGCTACATTGCGGATGCCCGGATTACCTACGGCGGCAAGGGTATTATCAGTGATCGTCAGAGCCCGGGGTGGTTGATGAACTTTATTGACAAGGTTTGGCCGTTTTAG